One region of Halomonas huangheensis genomic DNA includes:
- a CDS encoding transporter substrate-binding domain-containing protein produces MIVSRFARSLTFISLILLLMVSVAPALAESDQGTPLELLARTHERQRLDLFSVEEQARIRQLETLRVGVFLSSYSPFEVVSDGTVLEGITADMLGIISGFTGLDVEVIQYSEQAQAITALKQGEIDAIATLPVNTRTGEGMIYTRPYLSSGLALVRRISTTESDDLVTGYDKLNEPWLESDGVRRVVSGTELRRFGSTLDAISSLIFDNVDNVVTDSVSAQYVINQFYPNDARIVSLIDESIDIGIGVSSDSLLLKSVLDKAISAIAPDVVNAVVDRWGGGGVVSRGRLELSPELQQWVKNRPVIRVAVNEELAPYSYYDIEQRYVGITSDVLSRLSALTGLEFDVVPFSKIQEAIRALQDGEVDMLADFAATPSRREQYLFSRPYLITPFAVIANGADKDVNVSDLNGMNIALPRGHALIPSLTLEFPNARFVELEDVWSTYQKVDRGGADVAIQPYRSAHYFLLRQQSSSLHIVGVLPNRFARMSFATLQGDTALVDILNTALASIRPEELASMENRWRTNPVISVPGWQAYRTIILGVILVSLLVVILFFAWNFFLRKEISKRKRVEEELYDQVEFMTAMIDGTPHPIYVRDTQGKLLRCNNSYLADLGLTESEAMNCKLGELPGIDPNVVDSLLHDYDTVIATQQPKIGDRVIGARGRSVTVYHWIIPLRGHAGDVRGVIGGWIDVSERYRLMNELKEAMQIAESASQYKSRFLATMSHEIRTLLNAIIGMLELALDRGRKGEFDEQALDISYQSSQDLLELIGYVLDFSKIEAGRLDLKPTRVDPVALCESVVGIFHPLAIEKGIILELEVEARKRYDVFVDPNRLKQVVSNLVSNAIKFTSEGFVRVVLSMTDAVDGMTELSIVVEDSGCGIAEQDMGRIFQPFSQLSSGINGTGLGLVICQGLVDQMKGQLTLTSEEHVGTRVAIGFILKAIDWPLQIPAYIDTGEMESSPLPTLNILVVDDHPANRILISQQFKQLDQKVTVTSSGAEALKIWEADCYELVITDCNMPGMTGYELARKMREREKAKGGPYSKIFALTANAMVEEKERCLESGMDGCLYKPISIQELRELLETVQSMQQIVCRLSQIKTVDICSVCKTLGVNPRTVMQMLEKLYFTNAEDIEQLHLAFERQDLSHQADLAHKIKGGARIIHADPVVEACVHLEQYLDRQQNDIQLKQAQQELLEELAILQEQLKSHALPVDE; encoded by the coding sequence ATGATCGTCTCTCGCTTTGCCAGATCGCTCACCTTCATCAGTCTGATATTGCTGTTGATGGTGTCCGTTGCCCCGGCGCTGGCCGAAAGCGATCAGGGAACACCGTTGGAATTGTTGGCAAGAACTCATGAGCGCCAGCGCCTTGACCTCTTTTCCGTGGAGGAGCAGGCTCGAATTCGTCAGCTTGAGACCCTTCGCGTAGGGGTCTTCCTATCCTCGTACTCTCCTTTCGAGGTGGTTTCTGATGGCACCGTACTCGAAGGTATTACTGCCGATATGCTTGGCATCATATCGGGGTTTACTGGACTTGATGTCGAAGTCATCCAATATTCAGAACAGGCTCAAGCTATTACGGCACTGAAGCAAGGTGAAATTGATGCCATTGCGACTCTGCCGGTCAACACCCGGACCGGGGAAGGGATGATATATACACGCCCTTATCTCAGTTCCGGCCTGGCGCTGGTGAGGCGGATTTCCACTACGGAGTCTGATGATCTGGTCACTGGTTACGACAAACTCAATGAGCCATGGCTGGAGAGCGACGGCGTCCGCAGAGTGGTGTCGGGCACAGAATTGCGTCGATTTGGATCGACGCTGGATGCTATCTCGAGTTTGATCTTTGACAACGTTGACAATGTGGTAACGGATTCGGTATCCGCTCAGTATGTGATCAATCAGTTTTACCCCAACGATGCACGTATTGTCAGTTTGATTGATGAGTCGATTGATATCGGTATCGGTGTGTCATCAGATAGCCTACTACTGAAGTCGGTACTGGATAAAGCGATCAGCGCTATCGCCCCTGATGTTGTCAATGCGGTTGTGGATCGTTGGGGAGGTGGCGGCGTGGTGTCTCGTGGTCGGCTAGAGCTTTCTCCCGAATTGCAGCAATGGGTGAAGAACCGACCTGTGATCAGGGTTGCGGTCAACGAGGAGTTGGCACCTTATTCCTATTATGATATCGAGCAACGTTATGTCGGCATTACCTCGGATGTGCTATCGCGTCTTTCGGCGCTTACTGGCCTTGAGTTTGATGTCGTACCTTTTTCGAAAATTCAGGAAGCGATTCGTGCCCTTCAAGATGGTGAGGTCGATATGCTGGCAGACTTTGCGGCTACTCCAAGCCGCAGAGAGCAGTATTTGTTTTCACGTCCTTATTTGATCACGCCTTTTGCAGTCATAGCCAATGGTGCTGATAAGGATGTTAATGTATCCGATCTTAATGGCATGAATATTGCGCTACCGCGTGGACATGCACTTATTCCTTCCTTGACGCTCGAGTTTCCAAACGCCAGGTTTGTTGAGCTTGAAGATGTCTGGTCGACTTATCAGAAAGTGGATCGTGGTGGTGCTGATGTCGCCATCCAGCCTTATCGCAGTGCACATTATTTTCTGCTGCGTCAGCAGAGTTCGAGTCTTCATATTGTTGGCGTATTGCCGAATCGATTTGCCCGGATGTCCTTTGCTACTTTGCAAGGTGATACCGCCCTGGTGGATATCCTGAATACAGCGCTTGCCAGTATCCGTCCAGAGGAATTGGCCAGCATGGAGAATCGCTGGCGAACCAATCCAGTGATAAGCGTGCCAGGATGGCAGGCATATCGCACCATTATTCTCGGCGTGATATTGGTGTCATTGTTGGTGGTGATACTCTTCTTTGCGTGGAACTTTTTCCTGCGCAAGGAAATATCCAAGCGTAAACGTGTAGAAGAAGAGCTTTACGATCAAGTTGAATTCATGACAGCGATGATCGATGGTACACCTCATCCTATTTATGTCAGGGATACGCAGGGAAAACTACTTCGCTGCAACAATAGCTATCTTGCGGATCTTGGCCTGACCGAGAGTGAGGCAATGAATTGCAAGCTTGGCGAACTGCCGGGAATCGATCCGAATGTTGTGGACTCATTGCTGCACGACTACGACACCGTGATAGCAACTCAACAACCAAAAATCGGCGACCGAGTCATTGGCGCTCGAGGCCGATCAGTGACGGTCTATCACTGGATTATTCCGCTACGTGGTCATGCTGGCGATGTGCGTGGTGTTATCGGTGGTTGGATCGATGTCAGTGAGCGTTATCGCCTGATGAATGAACTGAAGGAGGCGATGCAAATAGCGGAGTCGGCGAGTCAATACAAGAGCCGTTTCCTGGCGACCATGAGTCACGAGATACGGACTTTGCTCAACGCCATTATCGGTATGCTGGAACTGGCACTGGATCGGGGGCGGAAAGGTGAGTTTGATGAGCAGGCGCTGGATATTTCGTATCAGTCCTCACAGGATTTGCTCGAACTGATCGGCTATGTACTGGACTTCTCCAAGATAGAGGCCGGGCGTCTCGATCTCAAGCCGACCAGGGTAGACCCGGTTGCACTTTGCGAATCAGTGGTAGGTATCTTCCATCCGTTGGCGATCGAGAAGGGCATCATACTTGAGTTGGAGGTCGAGGCCCGCAAGCGTTATGACGTCTTCGTTGATCCCAACCGTCTCAAGCAGGTAGTTTCCAACCTGGTCAGCAACGCCATCAAGTTCACCTCCGAAGGTTTCGTGCGTGTCGTCCTGAGCATGACCGATGCGGTCGATGGAATGACGGAGCTCAGTATTGTCGTCGAGGACAGTGGTTGTGGTATCGCCGAGCAGGACATGGGTCGAATCTTTCAACCCTTCTCCCAGTTGTCGTCAGGCATCAACGGCACCGGCCTGGGGTTGGTGATCTGTCAAGGGTTGGTTGACCAGATGAAAGGCCAGTTGACTCTAACCAGTGAAGAACACGTTGGTACAAGAGTCGCTATTGGTTTTATCCTCAAGGCCATCGACTGGCCATTGCAGATACCCGCGTATATCGATACCGGTGAGATGGAGTCGTCGCCATTGCCGACACTCAATATACTGGTGGTCGACGACCATCCGGCAAATAGGATATTGATCTCACAGCAGTTTAAACAGCTGGATCAGAAGGTTACTGTGACCAGCAGTGGTGCCGAGGCATTGAAGATTTGGGAAGCTGATTGCTATGAGTTGGTAATTACCGACTGCAATATGCCGGGAATGACCGGGTATGAGTTGGCTAGAAAGATGCGCGAGCGTGAAAAGGCCAAGGGTGGGCCCTATTCGAAGATATTTGCCTTGACGGCCAATGCCATGGTCGAGGAAAAGGAACGCTGCCTGGAAAGTGGTATGGATGGCTGCTTATATAAGCCCATCAGCATACAGGAGTTGCGTGAGTTGCTGGAAACTGTTCAATCCATGCAACAGATAGTGTGTCGCCTCAGCCAGATAAAGACTGTTGATATATGCTCAGTATGCAAGACGCTGGGGGTCAATCCAAGAACGGTGATGCAGATGCTGGAGAAGCTCTATTTCACTAACGCTGAAGATATCGAGCAGCTACATCTAGCCTTTGAACGACAGGATCTTTCTCACCAGGCTGACCTGGCACACAAGATAAAAGGCGGCGCACGTATTATACATGCTGACCCAGTAGTTGAGGCCTGTGTACATTTAGAGCAATATCTGGATCGTCAGCAGAATGATATCCAATTGAAGCAGGCACAACAGGAGTTGCTGGAAGAGCTTGCTATCCTCCAGGAACAGCTCAAGTCTCACGCCTTGCCAGTCGACGAGTAA
- a CDS encoding response regulator transcription factor: MALAKTRVVIVDDHPVIRMALNALLSSNGMDVVGEADNGVEAIQLIKQHKPNVVVLDINIPRLDGMTVISRIRVLPTAPDILVFTSMAAPVYSRRCRLAGASGFISKEQDMTAVLNGVRNILDGYQHFPKESTGSMDGEIGNKSDDPVMTLSERELAVFSQLAMGRSNKEISEQLLISNKTVSTYKTRIYQKLDVNNVAELIELARRNAII; this comes from the coding sequence GTGGCACTAGCCAAGACCAGAGTAGTCATTGTTGATGATCACCCCGTTATTCGTATGGCGCTGAACGCTTTGCTGTCTTCCAATGGCATGGACGTTGTTGGCGAAGCCGACAATGGCGTTGAGGCCATCCAGTTGATCAAGCAACACAAACCAAATGTGGTCGTACTGGATATCAATATTCCACGTCTCGATGGTATGACGGTCATTTCACGTATACGTGTACTGCCAACAGCACCGGATATTCTGGTTTTTACGTCGATGGCCGCTCCGGTGTATAGCCGTCGCTGCCGGCTGGCGGGAGCATCGGGCTTTATCAGCAAAGAGCAGGATATGACCGCAGTGCTCAATGGTGTCAGGAACATTCTCGATGGCTATCAGCACTTTCCCAAGGAATCCACAGGTTCAATGGATGGAGAGATTGGCAACAAGTCCGATGATCCGGTAATGACGCTGTCAGAACGTGAGTTGGCCGTATTCAGTCAGCTGGCAATGGGGCGCTCCAACAAGGAAATTTCCGAACAGCTGTTGATCAGCAACAAGACGGTCAGTACCTACAAGACGCGGATTTATCAGAAGCTCGATGTGAACAATGTTGCAGAGCTGATCGAACTGGCGCGGCGTAACGCAATTATATGA
- a CDS encoding cytochrome c: MMIYRNQLITLAACGTMLFSANSMAAADDAQLARGEYLARAGDCVACHTAPGGKDFAGGLPLESPLGVIYSTNITPDLKHGIGAYSRDDFASALREGIRADGAKLYPAMPYPSYANVTDEDIDALYAYFMEGVEADDSQPPENDVGFPYNQRWGITAWNWMFADGELFQPDPEQSDAANRGAYLVQGLAHCGSCHTPRGLLFQEKALDSSEGDYLSGEVLGGWLAPNIRAGGEGGHGLQSWSEQDIVDYLATGRNDHNAVVGEMSSVIAHSTSHLNEDDLLSIAAYLQALPREADEDRQSASSPEDTEALLTSAELGDDLGARLYLDNCNACHLANGRGAPQVFPSLVDNSLVNAEDPTGLIHVILAGARLPSTPNKPEELAMPDFGWRLSDDEAAELATFVRSAWGNHGSTVAADQVSEVRSELPEDRITSEPVIED; this comes from the coding sequence ATGATGATCTATCGAAATCAACTGATCACCCTTGCCGCATGCGGCACGATGTTGTTCAGCGCCAACAGCATGGCAGCCGCGGATGACGCCCAACTGGCTCGTGGTGAGTACCTGGCCCGCGCTGGGGACTGTGTGGCTTGTCATACCGCCCCCGGCGGCAAGGACTTTGCTGGTGGTTTACCCCTCGAGAGTCCGCTCGGTGTGATCTATTCGACCAATATAACTCCGGATCTGAAGCACGGTATTGGTGCCTATTCGCGTGATGACTTTGCCAGCGCGCTGCGTGAAGGTATTCGCGCCGATGGGGCCAAACTGTATCCGGCAATGCCCTATCCGTCCTATGCCAATGTCACCGACGAGGACATCGACGCTCTCTACGCATACTTCATGGAGGGCGTGGAAGCGGACGATAGTCAACCGCCCGAGAATGATGTCGGCTTCCCCTACAATCAGCGCTGGGGTATCACGGCCTGGAACTGGATGTTTGCCGATGGTGAGCTGTTCCAGCCCGACCCCGAGCAGAGTGATGCCGCCAATCGCGGTGCCTATCTGGTCCAGGGGTTGGCGCACTGTGGTAGCTGCCATACGCCGCGTGGCCTGCTGTTCCAGGAGAAGGCACTGGACAGCAGTGAGGGCGATTACCTCAGCGGTGAGGTGCTCGGTGGCTGGCTTGCGCCGAACATCCGCGCTGGCGGTGAAGGTGGGCATGGTCTGCAGAGCTGGAGTGAGCAGGACATCGTCGATTATCTGGCGACAGGACGTAACGACCACAATGCGGTGGTCGGAGAGATGTCCTCGGTGATTGCCCACAGTACGTCACACCTCAACGAGGACGACCTGCTGTCCATTGCCGCTTACCTCCAGGCGTTGCCTCGCGAGGCCGATGAGGATCGGCAGTCTGCATCGAGCCCCGAGGATACCGAAGCCCTGTTGACCTCTGCCGAGCTCGGTGATGACCTGGGAGCCCGGCTGTATCTGGACAACTGCAATGCCTGTCATCTTGCCAATGGTCGCGGCGCTCCACAGGTCTTTCCCTCGCTGGTCGACAACAGCCTGGTCAATGCCGAAGACCCCACCGGTCTGATCCACGTGATACTTGCCGGTGCTCGCCTTCCATCGACGCCGAACAAACCCGAGGAGTTGGCGATGCCTGATTTCGGCTGGCGTCTCTCGGATGACGAAGCCGCTGAGCTGGCAACCTTTGTGCGCAGTGCCTGGGGGAACCACGGCAGCACGGTTGCCGCGGATCAAGTATCCGAGGTCCGTAGTGAGTTACCTGAAGATCGCATCACCAGCGAACCGGTGATTGAAGACTAG
- a CDS encoding GMC family oxidoreductase gives MARKNPHVDAVLVGLGWTNSIMGMELTDAGLNVLALERGKDQDTVPDFAYPKMADELTYAVRYKMMQRPAQSTLTVRHGVNDTALPYRSLGSFLPGNGVGGAGTHWNGHTWRPQPQELRLKSYVEESFGSDIIPEEMTIQDFGVSYDELEPHFDFFEKVLGLAGKAGNINGEIQEGGNPFEGWRSSEYPMPPLARTYNDVLFADVARDQGLHPFPLPAANASEAYTNPYGMQLGPCNFCGFCERFGCINYSKSSPQTCVLGALKQRSNFSYRANCEVLKVNLDSDGKRATGVTYVDENGEEVFQPADLVVLGAYGLHNVHLMLLSGIGKPYDPISGTGVVGKNYAYQMNGGATLFFRDKEFNPFIGAGANATTVNDYGVEQIDFGQQGFIGGSYLSAAMTNGQPIRNMPLPSGAPGWGAGWKQAVQDNYGHAMSIGSHGSNMSYRDCYLDLDPTYTDPHGRPLMRMTFNWKDNDVRMTQFMKQKIETLTKALGPDDYRLSFKDFDSQYDVRPYQTTHNVGGAIMGTDPSSSALNRYLQSWDVDNVFVMGASAFPQNLQYNPTGLVGALTYWAAKAIREQYLPNPGPLVQA, from the coding sequence ATGGCAAGGAAGAATCCACACGTTGATGCAGTGCTGGTGGGACTGGGCTGGACCAATTCCATCATGGGTATGGAACTGACCGATGCCGGGCTCAATGTTCTGGCACTGGAGCGCGGCAAGGATCAGGACACCGTCCCGGATTTTGCCTACCCGAAGATGGCGGATGAACTGACCTATGCTGTGCGCTACAAGATGATGCAGCGCCCTGCGCAAAGCACCTTGACCGTGCGCCATGGTGTCAATGATACGGCTCTTCCGTATCGCAGCCTTGGCTCGTTTCTGCCCGGCAATGGGGTCGGTGGTGCGGGTACCCACTGGAATGGCCACACCTGGCGTCCCCAGCCCCAGGAACTGCGCCTGAAAAGCTATGTGGAGGAGAGCTTCGGTAGCGACATCATTCCTGAAGAGATGACCATTCAGGACTTCGGTGTCAGCTATGACGAACTCGAGCCACATTTCGATTTCTTCGAAAAGGTGCTCGGGCTTGCCGGCAAGGCCGGGAATATCAATGGCGAAATTCAGGAGGGCGGCAACCCCTTTGAAGGCTGGCGCTCCAGTGAATATCCAATGCCACCGTTGGCACGCACCTACAATGATGTGCTGTTTGCCGACGTGGCACGTGATCAGGGACTTCATCCCTTCCCGCTGCCGGCGGCCAATGCCTCAGAGGCCTATACCAACCCTTATGGCATGCAGTTGGGTCCCTGTAACTTCTGTGGCTTCTGCGAGCGTTTCGGTTGCATCAACTATTCCAAATCGTCGCCGCAGACCTGTGTGCTGGGTGCGCTCAAGCAGCGCAGCAACTTTTCCTATCGTGCCAACTGCGAGGTTCTCAAGGTCAATCTCGACAGTGATGGCAAGCGTGCCACTGGCGTGACTTACGTCGATGAGAATGGTGAAGAGGTCTTTCAGCCTGCCGATCTGGTTGTCCTTGGCGCCTATGGGTTGCACAACGTCCATCTGATGCTGCTCTCCGGCATCGGCAAACCCTATGACCCCATCAGCGGTACAGGGGTTGTCGGCAAGAACTATGCCTATCAGATGAACGGTGGTGCGACCTTGTTCTTCCGCGACAAGGAGTTCAACCCCTTCATCGGTGCTGGCGCCAATGCCACCACCGTGAATGACTATGGCGTCGAGCAGATCGACTTCGGCCAGCAGGGCTTCATCGGTGGTTCCTATCTCAGTGCCGCGATGACCAATGGTCAGCCAATCCGCAATATGCCGCTGCCGAGTGGTGCTCCCGGTTGGGGCGCTGGCTGGAAGCAGGCGGTGCAGGACAATTATGGCCATGCGATGTCGATCGGCTCGCATGGCAGCAACATGTCCTATCGCGACTGTTACCTGGATCTGGACCCGACCTATACCGACCCTCATGGCCGGCCCCTGATGCGCATGACCTTCAACTGGAAGGACAATGACGTGCGCATGACCCAGTTCATGAAGCAGAAGATCGAGACCCTGACCAAGGCGCTGGGGCCGGACGATTACCGACTGTCGTTCAAGGATTTCGACTCGCAATACGACGTCCGTCCCTACCAGACCACTCACAATGTTGGTGGTGCCATCATGGGGACCGACCCATCCTCCAGTGCGCTGAATCGCTACCTGCAGAGCTGGGACGTCGACAATGTCTTTGTCATGGGTGCCAGTGCGTTTCCTCAGAACCTTCAGTACAACCCGACCGGATTGGTTGGAGCCCTGACCTATTGGGCTGCCAAGGCGATACGCGAGCAATATCTGCCGAACCCCGGCCCGTTGGTTCAAGCTTGA
- a CDS encoding gluconate 2-dehydrogenase subunit 3 family protein — MKSAPPSESRRSFIKGSLMMIPAVSVGSGVSLTAAASEPPVNLSDYQPVFFDDDEWHFILAACDRLIPSEGEGPGALETNVPVFIDRQMEGKFGHAADWYMQGPFDEHASPLFGYQSSLLPRDVYRRGIAATRAWCQQQHDADFAALDEETRDQVLSLLEKGDIQFDDVSSRQFFSFLLQNTREGYFADPIHGGNKHMAAWKFIGFPGARASYLEWVDQHNKAYPLGPVSLTGERG, encoded by the coding sequence ATGAAATCCGCGCCCCCGAGTGAATCCCGCCGGAGCTTCATCAAGGGTTCACTGATGATGATTCCTGCGGTGAGTGTTGGTAGTGGTGTGTCACTTACTGCGGCGGCGAGCGAGCCTCCCGTCAACCTGAGTGACTATCAACCTGTCTTCTTTGATGACGATGAATGGCATTTCATTCTCGCCGCCTGCGATCGCTTGATTCCCTCAGAAGGAGAGGGGCCTGGTGCACTGGAAACCAATGTGCCGGTGTTCATTGATCGCCAGATGGAAGGAAAATTCGGCCATGCCGCTGACTGGTACATGCAAGGCCCTTTCGATGAGCATGCCTCGCCGCTGTTCGGTTACCAGTCATCGCTGCTGCCACGTGACGTCTATCGTCGAGGTATTGCTGCGACACGTGCATGGTGCCAGCAGCAACACGATGCCGACTTTGCTGCTCTGGATGAAGAGACTCGCGATCAGGTGCTGAGCCTTCTCGAGAAAGGCGACATCCAGTTCGACGATGTGTCCTCCCGGCAGTTCTTTTCCTTTCTGCTGCAGAACACCAGAGAAGGGTATTTTGCTGATCCCATCCACGGCGGTAACAAGCATATGGCGGCCTGGAAGTTCATCGGTTTTCCCGGTGCGCGCGCGTCCTATCTGGAATGGGTCGACCAACACAACAAGGCTTATCCGCTCGGTCCGGTCAGCCTTACCGGGGAGCGAGGATAA
- a CDS encoding proline iminopeptidase-family hydrolase: protein MKPFLTHNHTKHTPSVLFKLALAGAIALAAISTAQAQSSLPDDGFVDVPGGRVAFRTFGEGDGTPLLLIHGGPGGTSCMYPSTLQGIAEDRPVIVYDQLGSGNSDRMADMQRDAVVPRFVEEVKAIREELGLDEIHLAGHSWGGAVAMEYLLTADPVGVQSVTFIGPLIGTERWLEDANSLISRLPETDQQAVHAAIESGDYSTEEFQAANDVFMGEFLSRGPIIRNELPECANSPGGNGELYEYMWGPSEFVSTGTLRDFDRTGQLSEIDIPTLFIAGEYDEARPETMKEFQAQVEGSEVEIVADAGHLVNVDQPEAFNAAVAEFLASVDAEDSNAE from the coding sequence ATGAAACCTTTTCTTACCCACAATCACACAAAACACACTCCCTCGGTGCTGTTCAAACTTGCCCTGGCTGGCGCAATTGCCCTTGCTGCTATCTCGACAGCTCAGGCTCAGTCTTCGCTTCCCGATGATGGTTTTGTCGATGTACCGGGGGGCCGAGTTGCCTTTCGCACCTTCGGCGAAGGAGACGGCACACCATTGCTGCTTATCCACGGCGGCCCCGGCGGCACCAGCTGCATGTACCCGTCCACATTGCAGGGTATCGCCGAAGACCGCCCTGTAATCGTCTACGATCAGTTGGGCTCGGGGAACTCGGATCGCATGGCGGATATGCAGCGCGATGCCGTTGTGCCGCGCTTTGTCGAGGAGGTCAAGGCCATCCGAGAGGAGCTTGGCCTCGATGAGATTCACCTTGCCGGTCATTCCTGGGGTGGCGCAGTTGCCATGGAATACCTGCTGACTGCGGATCCTGTGGGCGTTCAATCCGTGACCTTCATCGGTCCCCTTATTGGTACCGAGCGTTGGCTGGAAGATGCCAATTCGCTGATCTCTCGTTTACCCGAAACCGACCAGCAGGCCGTTCACGCGGCGATTGAAAGCGGTGATTATTCGACCGAAGAATTTCAGGCCGCCAATGATGTGTTCATGGGAGAATTCCTGTCACGAGGCCCAATCATCCGTAATGAACTTCCCGAATGTGCCAATAGCCCAGGCGGCAATGGCGAGCTCTACGAATATATGTGGGGGCCCTCAGAGTTCGTCTCGACCGGGACCCTGCGCGATTTTGACCGTACCGGGCAGCTATCCGAGATCGATATCCCCACGCTATTCATTGCCGGGGAGTATGACGAAGCACGACCGGAAACCATGAAAGAGTTCCAGGCCCAGGTCGAAGGGTCAGAGGTGGAAATCGTGGCTGATGCAGGACACCTGGTGAACGTCGATCAGCCCGAGGCTTTCAACGCCGCCGTTGCCGAATTTCTGGCCTCGGTGGATGCTGAGGATTCCAACGCAGAGTAA
- a CDS encoding methylenetetrahydrofolate reductase → MNDINRAALAAALESSTRLAIRFELLPISGLREAARELPEGAVVTVTCSPRHGLERTLEAAEWLVGSGFRVVPHLAARLVRNHDHLQRLLQHVAMLGIEDVFVVGGDVPRAVGDYPHGLALLEDMARLALRPVRIGVPAYPEGHHHIEPPCLQHDLEAKATFADYAVTQLCFEARPLLDWRDRQTRLGLRLPVYAGIPGVIERKRLLGIALRLGIGSSVKSLRRQSGRMSRLFGPSAYRPDALVDELGAVLGASDSGFAGLHVYTFNQVADTRTWLEKLEGRQRTASPEAESVPGK, encoded by the coding sequence ATGAATGACATCAATCGTGCCGCTCTGGCAGCTGCCCTCGAGTCTTCCACTCGGCTGGCGATCCGCTTCGAGTTGTTGCCGATTTCCGGCCTGCGGGAGGCGGCCCGTGAGCTACCCGAGGGTGCCGTGGTGACGGTGACCTGCTCGCCGCGTCACGGTCTTGAGCGGACCCTGGAAGCTGCCGAGTGGCTTGTTGGGTCGGGATTCCGAGTGGTGCCACATCTCGCCGCGCGTCTGGTGCGCAACCATGATCATCTGCAGCGTCTACTCCAACATGTGGCGATGCTGGGTATCGAGGATGTTTTCGTGGTGGGCGGTGATGTACCGCGAGCGGTAGGAGATTATCCCCATGGGCTGGCGCTGTTGGAGGACATGGCCAGACTGGCCTTGCGTCCTGTGCGCATTGGTGTGCCCGCGTATCCCGAAGGCCATCATCATATCGAGCCACCCTGCTTGCAGCATGACCTCGAGGCCAAGGCCACATTCGCCGACTATGCCGTCACTCAACTGTGCTTCGAGGCGCGACCACTGCTGGACTGGCGCGACCGGCAGACGCGCCTCGGTCTGCGGCTGCCGGTATATGCCGGGATACCCGGCGTGATCGAGCGCAAGCGCCTGCTGGGTATTGCTCTCCGCCTGGGAATCGGGTCTTCAGTGAAATCATTGCGACGCCAATCGGGGCGAATGAGCCGCTTGTTCGGCCCCTCCGCCTATCGGCCCGACGCCCTGGTTGATGAGTTGGGGGCGGTATTGGGTGCTTCCGACAGTGGCTTTGCCGGTTTGCATGTCTACACCTTCAATCAAGTGGCCGACACCCGCACCTGGCTGGAAAAGCTGGAAGGCCGGCAACGTACAGCATCCCCAGAGGCAGAGAGCGTGCCCGGCAAATAG